In a single window of the Arenicella chitinivorans genome:
- the ggt gene encoding gamma-glutamyltransferase, translating to MNHTSRLISLCVCLLFLAACSTVPHRADSGVAAYAMPDKYAARVVEQVLSDGGNAVDAAVAAAFVLAVTFPEAGNIGGGGFMLIHDDQQNYFLDYRERAPQAAHRDMYLNANGDVDGRKSLVGILAAGVPGTVDGLWRAHQRFGTQPWRGLVMPAVELAKNGFDVHPKKAKAVQETVEWFNGEVNFAAHFGAMAQGGVFKQPELAAVLQRIADQGPDDFYRGKTAELFLAHSEQAGGLFTAVDLSSYESVWRTPLEADWRDYRVITAPPPSSGGFAVIQLLKMKAFHDQAFAGVAHNSSQYVHLIAEMEKRVFADRAQYFGDPDYVSVPIKKLISDEYIQRRAAEVQLAEISHLESVKPGLESPNTTHFSILDKWGNAVSNTYTLNWSYGSGDVVEGTGILLNNEMDDFSVKPGVANVYGVIGGTANEIQPGKRMLSSMSPTILLSDGEVDMVVGTPGGSTIFTSVFQAITNVVDNGMTAQQAVSAARFHHQLLPPELVTMSIQFPLPDATIKALSERGYRLEPHGWEFGDLQMIKRRGMTYEAASDARGIGVSGVIE from the coding sequence ATGAACCATACTTCGCGTTTGATTTCACTTTGTGTGTGCTTACTGTTCCTCGCCGCGTGTTCTACAGTCCCGCATCGCGCCGACTCGGGTGTCGCTGCCTATGCTATGCCGGATAAATACGCGGCACGCGTGGTAGAACAGGTTCTCAGTGATGGTGGAAATGCCGTGGATGCGGCTGTGGCGGCTGCATTTGTGTTGGCGGTGACGTTTCCGGAGGCGGGAAATATTGGCGGCGGTGGATTTATGTTGATTCATGACGACCAGCAAAATTATTTTCTCGATTATCGTGAGAGAGCACCGCAAGCCGCGCACCGTGACATGTATCTGAATGCCAACGGCGACGTGGATGGGCGCAAAAGCTTGGTCGGTATTCTGGCCGCGGGCGTTCCGGGTACCGTGGATGGCTTGTGGCGTGCGCACCAGCGTTTTGGTACTCAGCCTTGGCGCGGCCTCGTGATGCCGGCCGTCGAGCTTGCTAAAAATGGATTTGACGTGCATCCGAAAAAGGCCAAAGCGGTGCAGGAAACGGTTGAGTGGTTTAATGGTGAGGTTAACTTTGCAGCGCATTTTGGCGCAATGGCGCAGGGCGGCGTATTTAAGCAGCCTGAGCTCGCCGCCGTGTTGCAGCGCATTGCAGATCAAGGGCCGGACGATTTCTACCGAGGGAAGACCGCTGAACTCTTCTTGGCGCATTCCGAGCAAGCAGGTGGGCTGTTTACCGCGGTGGATTTGAGCAGCTATGAATCGGTATGGCGTACGCCGTTGGAAGCGGATTGGCGCGACTACCGTGTCATCACCGCGCCACCGCCGAGTTCAGGTGGCTTTGCAGTAATTCAATTGCTAAAAATGAAAGCGTTTCATGATCAGGCTTTCGCAGGGGTAGCGCACAATAGCTCGCAGTATGTGCATCTTATTGCTGAAATGGAAAAGCGCGTATTCGCTGACCGTGCTCAGTATTTCGGCGATCCAGACTACGTCTCAGTGCCGATTAAAAAACTCATCAGTGACGAGTATATCCAGCGCCGTGCAGCAGAGGTGCAGCTTGCTGAAATCAGTCATCTTGAGTCGGTAAAACCGGGACTCGAGTCGCCCAATACCACGCATTTCTCGATTTTAGATAAATGGGGAAACGCGGTCTCAAATACCTACACGCTGAACTGGAGTTACGGCAGTGGTGACGTGGTCGAAGGCACGGGTATCCTATTGAATAATGAGATGGATGACTTCAGTGTCAAACCGGGTGTGGCGAATGTGTATGGTGTAATTGGCGGAACGGCCAACGAAATTCAACCTGGGAAGCGTATGTTGTCGTCCATGAGCCCGACCATTTTGTTGTCCGATGGCGAAGTCGACATGGTGGTGGGTACGCCTGGTGGATCAACCATTTTCACTTCAGTATTTCAGGCTATTACCAATGTCGTCGACAACGGCATGACAGCGCAGCAAGCGGTGTCGGCAGCGCGGTTTCATCACCAGTTATTGCCGCCGGAGCTGGTGACAATGAGTATTCAGTTTCCTTTGCCGGATGCGACAATTAAGGCTTTGTCAGAGCGCGGATATCGGCTAGAACCACATGGTTGGGAATTTGGCGATCTGCAGATGATTAAGCGCCGTGGTATGACTTATGAGGCAGCGTCGGATGCCCGAGGGATCGGTGTTTCTGGTGTGATTGAGTAG
- the udk gene encoding uridine kinase — MAQSIIAIVGASASGKTLFTQTVYKELSAELGGSPLAVLEEDAYYRDQSHLPIKLREKTNYDHPDAFEHDLLLSHLESLRAGQAIDVPIYDFTQHNRSPNTRRVSPAGVVIVEGILLLTNPQLRDFFDIKAFIDTPLDICLLRRIERDMRERGRSFDSIAEQYEDTVRPMYYEFIEPCKQHADIVVTGGGKNRVAIDMVKHNIRSTLAS, encoded by the coding sequence TTGGCCCAATCAATCATTGCCATCGTCGGTGCGTCTGCCTCGGGTAAAACCCTGTTCACGCAAACGGTCTACAAAGAACTCAGTGCGGAATTGGGTGGAAGCCCACTGGCCGTGCTGGAAGAAGATGCGTACTACCGGGATCAAAGTCACTTGCCGATCAAGCTGCGTGAGAAAACTAATTACGACCACCCAGACGCCTTTGAGCACGACCTGTTGTTGTCCCACTTAGAGTCATTGCGGGCGGGACAAGCAATTGATGTGCCGATCTACGATTTCACGCAACATAATCGTTCCCCCAATACGCGACGAGTCTCACCAGCCGGTGTGGTGATCGTGGAAGGCATTTTGTTGTTGACCAATCCACAACTTCGTGACTTTTTTGATATCAAAGCGTTTATCGATACGCCACTGGATATCTGTCTATTGCGTCGAATTGAGCGTGATATGCGTGAGCGGGGCCGCAGTTTCGACTCAATTGCTGAGCAATACGAGGACACTGTACGGCCTATGTATTATGAATTTATCGAGCCGTGCAAGCAGCATGCGGATATTGTGGTGACTGGCGGCGGTAAGAACCGCGTAGCCATTGATATGGTCAAGCACAATATTCGATCAACATTGGCGTCATAG
- a CDS encoding NupC/NupG family nucleoside CNT transporter has product MTTLISLLGIASLLAVAIAGSKYRASINWRTVILAFLLQFMLGAFALYLPFGKTVLASVSSGVTGVLTYAQSGIDFLFGNLGRSSSDGIGFVFAFQVLPIIIFFSALVSVLYYIGIMGLVIRAIGGALQKLLGTSRAESMSATANIFVSQTEAPLVIKPFIGKMTNSELFAVMVGGMATVSGSVLAGYVALGVEMKYLLAASFMAAPGGFLMAKLLLPETDELDDHEEVIQEEHDQYANVIDAAAGGATAGLRLAVNIGAMLIAFVALIAMLNGLLAWAGGLFGMPELSMQQILGVVFKPVAFLLGVSWEEAGVAGSLIGQKLVLNEFIAFVGFADSAAALSEHAKAIITFALCGFANFSSIAILLGGLATLAPHRRSDVARLGLRAVSAAFMANLMSAAIAGFFLSIV; this is encoded by the coding sequence TTGACGACCCTAATCAGTTTATTGGGGATTGCATCCCTGTTGGCGGTGGCAATCGCTGGTTCAAAATATCGTGCATCGATCAATTGGCGAACGGTGATTCTTGCCTTCCTGTTGCAGTTTATGCTCGGCGCGTTCGCTCTGTACTTACCCTTTGGGAAAACCGTGTTGGCATCGGTTTCCAGTGGCGTTACTGGCGTTCTTACCTATGCTCAGTCCGGAATCGATTTTCTGTTCGGTAATCTGGGTCGCAGCAGCAGTGATGGTATTGGCTTTGTTTTTGCATTTCAGGTTTTACCGATCATCATTTTTTTCTCAGCCCTAGTCTCTGTGTTGTACTACATCGGGATTATGGGATTGGTGATTCGTGCAATTGGTGGTGCCTTACAGAAACTGTTGGGTACTAGCCGCGCTGAATCCATGTCCGCCACGGCCAATATTTTTGTCTCACAGACTGAAGCGCCCCTGGTTATCAAGCCGTTCATTGGCAAAATGACCAACTCCGAATTGTTCGCGGTCATGGTTGGTGGCATGGCCACCGTGTCGGGTTCGGTGCTTGCTGGCTATGTGGCGCTTGGTGTAGAAATGAAATACCTTTTGGCGGCCAGTTTTATGGCCGCGCCGGGCGGATTTCTAATGGCCAAACTGTTGTTGCCAGAGACCGATGAACTGGATGATCACGAGGAAGTGATTCAAGAGGAGCATGATCAATACGCTAACGTGATTGATGCGGCGGCCGGGGGGGCAACGGCAGGTCTTCGTTTAGCTGTGAATATTGGAGCTATGTTAATCGCGTTTGTGGCCTTAATAGCGATGCTCAACGGCCTGTTGGCGTGGGCCGGTGGTTTGTTTGGGATGCCCGAGCTTTCCATGCAACAGATCCTAGGCGTGGTGTTCAAGCCCGTGGCGTTTTTGCTCGGAGTCTCTTGGGAAGAGGCCGGTGTTGCCGGTAGTTTAATCGGTCAAAAATTGGTGTTAAATGAGTTTATCGCATTTGTCGGCTTTGCTGACAGCGCCGCCGCGTTGAGCGAACATGCGAAAGCGATCATCACCTTTGCTTTGTGCGGCTTCGCAAACTTCTCGTCAATTGCTATTTTATTGGGTGGTTTGGCGACCTTGGCACCGCATCGGCGGTCTGACGTCGCTCGACTCGGTTTACGTGCGGTGAGTGCAGCGTTTATGGCAAATTTGATGAGTGCCGCCATTGCCGGCTTTTTTCTCTCGATTGTATAG
- a CDS encoding TonB-dependent receptor encodes MSQRFASGLSKALTIVVLGLFSAAALAQSTTSSIRGKLLDTDGNPVSNAEIVVTDQRTGATRRVSSNNSGTFFASNLVVGGPFLVTINGQKSVAVENISLGDIYQLNIDDLPVAGADAPMEEVVVTGQALGLEDVASGPSAVFSLYDLETAVAFERDIKDVFSNDPRINLDDSSRGSGVNCAGKNPRFNGISIDGVSQNDRFGLNNNGYATANGQPFPFDAISQVSVELAPFDVTYGGFSACAINAVTKSGSNEWFGNVFYEYSGDSLRGDRIDVDGEQIKVGGDNDFTEETYGFTLGGSLIEDKLFFFMAYEQEESPRFISQGYNGGTGTQRDWLSEADYNRIRNIAQNIYGYDPGGQPGDGVNDVEKLLARVDWDINDQHRASLIYNQFEGFEDRASDGDPFEFEFSNHYYQKGSDLSTTVLKLNSQWTDAFSTELFIGRNELEDSQVTVGNREFADFQISIDRDVVYLGADDSRQSNALNYNSDLIKLNMQYLVGDHVITAGYERDELEVFNLFVQHSRGGEYDFFDDSFDGGLSGIDKFELGLPDRIYYGSAGGTNDPNDAAANFTTTKQSLYVQDEYFFADLDLTVVGGLRYEKFSIDDRPVFNPAFTALNGIPNNANIDGVDLLMPRLGFTWNITDDTTLRGGIGVFAGGNPNVWISNSYSNDGITNVQLRQSFEDSIFDLPLSGQGRPGFDVPQALVDGVASTTADSAATSGLALVDPNYEQPNELKLALGATFQLKGDLTADLDLLYSKQRDSAVYVDLAQSVVGQTAFGAPIYATTNRGADNYMLTNSKNDADSYTLSVALRQAFENGAELSLGYAYSNAEDVAGMNSSVAGSNFDLVATNNPNNVEAGTSEYSVEHRLTMKLTHEFNLVSDLNTRVALYGVLKDGQGTSYTMSNEGLEDNTFGSRQLLYVPRTNDTAVLYGESFDRASFDAFIASEGLARGQFVGRNEAGSDASARIDLRIDQDLPSIAGFKPSLYFKVNNLLNMLNKSWGAQYDARFVNAQAVESSVNDQGQLVYERFLDPSTTVLIPDFSVWEARVGIEVKF; translated from the coding sequence GAATATCGACGACCTTCCTGTTGCTGGTGCTGATGCGCCGATGGAAGAAGTCGTGGTTACCGGTCAAGCACTGGGTCTGGAAGACGTTGCCTCTGGCCCGTCAGCCGTATTCTCGCTATATGACTTGGAAACTGCAGTTGCATTCGAGCGTGACATCAAAGATGTATTCAGCAACGACCCGCGAATCAACCTAGACGATTCAAGCCGAGGTTCAGGTGTTAACTGCGCGGGCAAAAACCCACGCTTTAACGGTATCTCGATCGACGGTGTGTCACAAAATGACCGTTTTGGTTTGAACAACAATGGTTACGCGACCGCAAACGGTCAGCCGTTTCCATTCGACGCAATCTCTCAGGTTTCTGTTGAACTGGCACCATTTGACGTCACCTACGGTGGTTTCTCGGCGTGTGCGATCAATGCGGTAACCAAGTCCGGCAGCAACGAATGGTTCGGCAACGTATTCTATGAATACTCGGGCGACAGCCTGCGTGGCGATCGAATCGACGTTGACGGTGAGCAAATCAAAGTTGGTGGCGATAACGATTTTACCGAAGAAACCTATGGTTTCACTTTGGGCGGCTCACTAATCGAGGACAAACTCTTCTTTTTCATGGCATATGAACAAGAAGAGTCACCGCGCTTTATCTCTCAAGGCTATAACGGCGGTACAGGCACACAACGCGACTGGTTGAGTGAAGCGGACTACAACCGCATTCGCAACATCGCGCAAAACATCTACGGCTACGACCCAGGTGGTCAACCAGGCGATGGTGTAAACGATGTCGAGAAACTGTTGGCTCGTGTGGACTGGGACATTAATGACCAACACCGCGCGTCATTGATTTACAACCAATTTGAAGGTTTTGAGGATCGTGCGTCTGACGGCGACCCATTCGAATTTGAGTTTTCAAATCACTACTACCAAAAAGGCAGCGATCTGAGCACAACCGTACTGAAACTGAACTCTCAGTGGACGGATGCGTTCTCAACTGAGCTGTTCATCGGTCGAAATGAGCTGGAAGATTCACAAGTTACTGTTGGTAACCGTGAATTTGCTGATTTTCAAATCAGCATTGATCGCGATGTGGTTTACCTAGGTGCGGACGACTCTCGTCAATCTAACGCATTGAACTACAACTCAGATTTGATCAAGTTGAACATGCAGTACCTGGTTGGTGATCACGTGATCACAGCTGGCTACGAGCGTGATGAGTTAGAAGTTTTCAACCTATTCGTGCAACACTCTCGCGGTGGTGAATACGACTTCTTTGATGACTCATTTGATGGTGGTCTGAGTGGTATTGATAAGTTCGAACTTGGTCTGCCAGACCGAATCTACTACGGTAGTGCCGGTGGCACCAACGACCCGAATGACGCGGCTGCGAACTTCACAACAACGAAGCAATCTTTGTATGTTCAGGACGAGTATTTCTTTGCAGATCTTGACCTGACCGTAGTTGGTGGCTTGCGTTACGAAAAGTTCAGTATCGATGATCGTCCAGTCTTCAACCCAGCGTTCACAGCGCTGAATGGCATTCCCAACAACGCCAACATTGATGGTGTTGATTTGTTGATGCCTCGATTGGGTTTCACTTGGAACATCACTGACGACACAACTCTGCGTGGTGGTATCGGTGTCTTCGCAGGCGGTAATCCAAATGTTTGGATCTCCAACTCTTACAGCAACGACGGCATCACTAACGTTCAGTTGCGTCAATCGTTTGAAGATTCCATCTTTGATTTGCCACTGAGCGGTCAAGGCCGCCCAGGTTTCGACGTACCACAAGCACTGGTTGACGGCGTGGCGAGCACAACTGCCGACTCTGCGGCGACCAGCGGCCTGGCATTGGTTGATCCTAACTACGAGCAACCCAATGAACTTAAACTGGCTTTAGGCGCGACGTTCCAATTGAAAGGCGACCTAACCGCTGATTTGGATTTGTTGTACTCAAAACAACGTGACTCAGCAGTTTACGTTGATCTAGCACAAAGCGTTGTTGGTCAGACTGCATTCGGTGCGCCGATCTATGCAACAACCAACCGTGGTGCTGACAACTACATGCTGACTAACTCGAAAAATGACGCCGACTCATACACATTGTCTGTGGCTTTGCGTCAAGCTTTCGAGAACGGTGCTGAGCTGAGTTTAGGCTATGCCTACAGTAACGCAGAAGACGTTGCCGGTATGAACTCGTCAGTGGCTGGATCTAACTTTGATCTGGTAGCGACTAACAACCCAAACAACGTTGAAGCCGGTACGTCTGAATACAGTGTTGAGCATCGTTTAACCATGAAATTGACTCATGAGTTCAACCTGGTCAGCGACTTGAACACGCGTGTTGCACTCTACGGTGTATTGAAAGATGGTCAAGGCACCAGCTACACCATGAGCAACGAAGGCTTGGAAGACAACACTTTCGGCAGCCGTCAATTATTGTACGTGCCACGCACTAACGACACTGCGGTTCTGTATGGCGAAAGCTTTGATCGTGCCTCTTTCGATGCGTTTATCGCTTCTGAAGGTCTGGCTCGCGGTCAATTTGTTGGCCGAAACGAAGCTGGATCAGACGCCAGTGCACGTATCGACCTTCGTATTGATCAAGATTTGCCAAGCATTGCTGGCTTTAAACCAAGCTTGTATTTCAAGGTGAACAACCTGTTGAACATGCTGAACAAAAGCTGGGGCGCACAATACGACGCACGTTTCGTTAATGCGCAAGCGGTTGAGAGCAGCGTGAACGACCAAGGTCAATTGGTTTATGAACGTTTCCTTGATCCAAGCACCACTGTGCTGATTCCTGACTTCTCAGTCTGGGAAGCACGTGTTGGTATCGAAGTTAAATTCTAA